TGCAACAGGCAGTGCCCGGATTGTGGTACAGACGAGTACCCCTGACTGCTGAACTGCCTCAGGTTTGTTAGTGCATAGATGAACACAAAGGTACTTAACCAGTAGTGAATACTTCAGTCAAAGCGTAGGCCGGAGGAGCACACAGAGTAGGACTATGGCAACGAACGAGTTTCCGACTACGGCGTCGCAGCGTACAGCATGCTTTGTCGGCGAGTATTTTACAGATACGCACACTCTACCTTCGGTACATGCACAAGCTCAGCGTGGCGCTCTAGTCAGCGTCTCGTGTGCCTAACACTCGCTGCCCAAGTTTATTCGTTGAAACGGAAGCGTTCGTCGAAGGAATGCTAATCTTACCTTTTGAATCCCACGGAGCTTATCATGGGTTTCCTCCTTAAATGCTCTGATCATATCCTGTACGGAGATCCCGGCAGCCTCATCGGTACCAGCCTCTTTTTCGGCCAGCACAGCACGAAATGCTGGGTGTTTGAACTCCAGATTGAATTCGGGGACACGGTCTGGCAGAACCTGCATTCTCTTCAGAatgttcctcttctcctgcaTACCCTGGTATCTCAACAGAGACTCAATCTCGTGTCTTCGTGTGATGCTCACTGTCTCAACGTTGATGGCAAGCTTATCAAAACTGGCCTTCTGGCACTCGATGAGCCGCAGAAACTTCTGTTGAATCTCGGATTCGGCATTTTTGAATCTGACGGCAATGGATAGAGTTGCCGTTACCCTGCGTAGGACCACTTCAGTGCGCAGCCTTACTCGGAGTGTACTAGATTTAAAAGTTTATGTTTCCCATTTTCTATAGACTCGGTTGCCCTCACCTAAACCAAAGCATCAGGAAGTTGCAAACGGCGGAGGAATCTCCTATCGACCTCACCAACATACGGACAACGCTCTCCCGATCGTCCTCAGGCTGAGCAGGATTAAGATTGCCATAGCTACTGAAGGACTCTTTTGCTTGAATGACATGCTATCGGCAATGTTAGCACGTCATCTTGATTAGTCATACTCACGCGGAGATGTTTCGTGCAGCTGTTTAGAGTGGGGGCAGTGGCCTTGGGTGTACGTTCTCTGAATTCGGATATATGTCTTGTAGCCGTTCAGACTGCGAGTGTCTTCTAACTTTCTTTCTCGGCATGATATCCACAAAAGGTGAAGGAAACGACCGACAGCCATGCAGCCCCTGCGGCAACTGGTGAGCTCCAGGTGATTCCGCGAACATCGCAACAGGTGCCTTCGTGTCGGCGGGAGGGAATATTACTTTTGCACCACCTCGTCGTTCTTGTCCGCAAGAGGTCTAATTTGAACATCGGTACACTATGGACAGAGTCAACGAAAGCTCTCATTTACATACGTGCGCGCGATCGCGTCGTGTCGTTGTCACCGGTGAAACGGCACTCAGAAGCGTGTCTGCAGATGCGCCAGCAACACCGCCAACAATTCAGTCCGTTCTGTAGTAGGGCACAAGCGATTGCAGGCGTACGCTGAGATATGGATGAGTTGACCGCAGTAAGCTTCGAATGAGATTCTGGGTGATTCAAACGTCTTGCGTCCTCGGCGGTGCAGCATGCTTCTCCTTTGTACTCAGCCCTACATTGTCAGAAATGGGTGACAAACGAAACGAGGTCACTTTTCGTCACTGTACCCGAGACCGATGCTGGCAGCCGACGCCTGGATGTGACTACTGCCGACCCCAACACCATCTTTGCTTCCGCATGATGTTTCgtgtggagacagcagagtCTGAGCTTCTTGTGTCTGTCGGGATGGCGTGTGTTGGGCAGTAGCTTTCTGGGTGGCTTGGCTTGCTGGGCCGCAGTATGTTTTGCTGTAAACAGTGACGCAATTTGAGTTGTCACCTTGAAGTGCGGCCTGACCATTTTCTGCGTCAGTCCCAGGATCAACGTGAACATCCGAACTGCCCGGTGCATCGTGACGGTCCGAATGAGAGAATGACCACGTCACAATTTCGCCTGCAGCCTCCAAGTCTTTCGTTGACGCGAACTCTACGCGACGACGACGAGACTTCGCTTGATGCGTATCCTGTTCTGTGTCAATCGGCTGAGAAATCGGGCCTGCTCGGTAGCGAATGGTCAATTGCATCGACCGCTGCCCCAGAACAAAGTGCTGTACTTTGTATGGAAGTGATACTACCCGCCATGCTGCTTGTAGGTACGTCATGAGCGGAGACCTTGTTTGCCGATAGGCCCGCGGAAAATACTAGTTCTTCTAAATCCTGTTGGAGAGAGCAGTTGTCCCATCTGCTGGTGCCCTCTTTTCGGTCTCCGTAGCTCACTTTTGTCGAAGCAAAGTCACACGTTTTTCGCAGTTTCCGCGGCTGGGAATTCGATTGGCTGCTCGGTTCACTGCCATCACCGGCATCAGCAGATATGTAGTCCTCATTCGGGCTCGCCAGCGCGTCAAGCAAATCCTGCTCGGGGCCCTCCATGCACTGAAGGAACAACTATGAAGTCCACACAACGTCACGGCGTTTGACCATGCTACACCTGACCTCAGAGTTCACGACTCTTCCTAGAGCCTCCGAGAACTGAGCAAGTCTCGATTGGTCAAGAAACTCCATATCTAGTGTGACAGTTTCCACTGCGTCGACACTGAAGTCTTTGCCTGGTGGTACGCTGCTTGCAAAGGCCGCTATATGTTGAGATTGAACTCGGTGTTCTCACAGTCCTCAGGCGCCAGCATGAGTTGCAGGCTTGCACGCGAGTCCTCGTATGACACTGTCTTCAAGCAATACAGAGGAACCTCGAAATGCTCTTGCTGGGCGCACAGATGGATGTCTGGCGAGCGACGGCAGTCGGTTAGCT
This Toxoplasma gondii ME49 chromosome VIII, whole genome shotgun sequence DNA region includes the following protein-coding sequences:
- a CDS encoding hypothetical protein (encoded by transcript TGME49_270280), whose amino-acid sequence is MPTVDGMEKSAFISTFLARMAVEREPPVDIAARIEVEDKAFSGLVTVGQFSIVVKSDKDSQEHFEVPLYCLKTVSYEDSRASLQLMLAPEDCKDFSVDAVETVTLDMEFLDQSRLAQFSEALGRVVNSECMEGPEQDLLDALASPNEDYISADAGDGSEPSSQSNSQPRKLRKTCDFASTKDLEELVFSAGLSANKVSAHDVPTSSMAGSITSIQSPISQPIDTEQDTHQAKSRRRRVEFASTKDLEAAGEIVTWSFSHSDRHDAPGSSDVHVDPGTDAENGQAALQASQATQKATAQHTPSRQTQEAQTLLSPHETSCGSKDGVGVGSSHIQASAASIGLGAEYKGEACCTAEDARRLNHPESHSKLTAVNSSISQHTLLSAVSPVTTTRRDRAHTSCGQERRGGAKVIFPPADTKAPVAMFAESPGAHQLPQGLHGCRSFPSPFVDIMPRKKRTYTQGHCPHSKQLHETSPPKESFSSYGNLNPAQPEDDRESVVRMLVRATESIENGKHKLLNLVHSEFKNAESEIQQKFLRLIECQKASFDKLAINVETEKRNILKRMQVLPDRVPEFNLEFKHPAFRAVLAEKEAGTDEAAGISVQDMIRAFKEETHDKLRGIQKRVLGTRDAD
- a CDS encoding hypothetical protein (encoded by transcript TGME49_270290); this translates as MGFLLKCSDHILYGDPGSLIGTSLFFGQHSTKCWVFELQIEFGDTVWQNLHSLQNVPLLLHTLVSQQRLNLVSSCDAHCLNVDGKLIKTGLLALDEPQKLLLNLGFGIFESDGNG